From Paenibacillus sp. PK3_47, the proteins below share one genomic window:
- a CDS encoding dipicolinate synthase subunit B — translation MDWHGKTVGYAITGSHCTFAEVMPQIQRFMDGGANVVPIVSSSVLNTDTRFGTSKNWLKQLKDITGNDIISTIVEAEPLGPAKLLDVLTIAPCTGNTTSKLANAMTDSPVLMAAKSQMRNGRPLVLAISTNDGLGLNAANIAKLLVAKHIYFVPFGQDNPEGKPNSLVARMDLIPETCYAALQGQQLQPMIIERFHSA, via the coding sequence ATGGATTGGCACGGAAAAACAGTAGGTTATGCGATAACCGGATCCCACTGCACATTTGCGGAGGTGATGCCGCAGATTCAGCGGTTTATGGACGGCGGGGCGAACGTCGTGCCGATTGTGTCCTCTTCGGTTCTGAATACGGACACCCGGTTCGGTACGTCGAAAAATTGGTTAAAACAGTTGAAAGATATAACAGGTAATGATATCATTTCTACAATTGTTGAAGCGGAACCGCTGGGTCCTGCCAAGTTGCTGGATGTGCTTACGATTGCTCCCTGCACGGGGAACACGACGAGCAAACTGGCCAATGCGATGACAGACAGTCCTGTGCTGATGGCGGCAAAGTCGCAAATGCGCAACGGACGTCCGCTCGTGCTGGCAATTTCCACCAATGACGGGCTGGGTCTGAATGCGGCCAATATTGCGAAGCTGCTTGTAGCCAAACATATTTATTTTGTGCCGTTCGGCCAGGATAATCCGGAAGGCAAGCCCAACTCGCTTGTGGCGCGGATGGATCTCATTCCAGAGACCTGCTACGCCGCGCTGCAGGGACAGCAGCTGCAGCCTATGATTATCGAACGGTTTCATTCAGCATAA
- the dpsA gene encoding dipicolinate synthase subunit DpsA, translating to MLTGIRIVFLGGDARQIEVIRKCVEMDASVSAAGFDKWDAPSPGVNLELLSAELLGNADVLVLPTVGCDDEGNISAIFSSERLQLLEEHFAALPKGCIVYTGMAKPYLRSLCAKYSLKLVELLNRDDVAIYNSIPTAEGALVMAIQNTDFTIHGSISMVLGMGRTGFTMARTLQGLGSKVKVGVRKQEHYARAEEMGWMPFMTGELLAHIQDVDLIFNTIPGMIITAQVLSRLPKHCVIIDLASAPGGCDFRYAEKRGIKAMLAPGLPGIVAPKSAGIIMANALVQSISGETIIRGDE from the coding sequence ATGCTTACTGGCATCAGGATCGTGTTCCTGGGCGGGGACGCGAGGCAAATTGAAGTGATTCGGAAATGTGTGGAAATGGATGCGTCGGTAAGCGCGGCAGGCTTCGATAAGTGGGATGCCCCAAGCCCGGGGGTCAACCTGGAACTGCTGTCAGCTGAACTGCTTGGCAATGCGGATGTGCTCGTGCTCCCTACCGTGGGCTGTGACGATGAGGGAAACATCAGCGCGATTTTTTCCTCTGAACGCCTGCAGCTGCTGGAAGAGCATTTTGCAGCACTTCCCAAAGGCTGCATCGTGTATACCGGAATGGCCAAACCTTATTTGCGCAGCTTATGCGCCAAATACTCACTGAAGCTGGTAGAGCTCTTGAACCGGGATGATGTGGCGATTTATAACTCTATACCTACAGCGGAAGGCGCGCTTGTCATGGCCATTCAGAACACTGACTTTACCATACACGGTTCCATATCGATGGTGCTCGGGATGGGAAGAACAGGTTTTACTATGGCGAGAACGCTTCAGGGATTGGGTTCAAAGGTGAAGGTGGGGGTCAGAAAGCAGGAGCATTATGCGCGTGCGGAGGAGATGGGCTGGATGCCCTTCATGACCGGAGAGCTGCTTGCGCACATCCAGGATGTTGACCTTATATTCAATACTATACCCGGCATGATCATTACAGCACAGGTGCTTTCACGCCTTCCCAAGCATTGTGTAATCATAGATTTGGCTTCCGCTCCGGGAGGATGCGATTTCCGCTATGCAGAGAAGCGGGGGATCAAAGCAATGCTGGCACCCGGATTGCCCGGGATCGTTGCCCCGAAGAGCGCCGGAATTATCATGGCTAATGCTTTGGTACAGTCGATATCAGGCGAGACTATTATCAGGGGGGACGAATAG